The Methanobrevibacter sp. nucleotide sequence CCCAATCCTCAAGGAATCAAGAAGGGAAGCCACTGAAGATTATATGGACATAAAAAATGCGAAAAGGGTCATTTCATGGATCCATAGCGGAGAGATGGAAATAAAGACAATAAATACAATCATTCCAAGTCCATTTGCATTCAATCTCGTCTCACAGGGATACCTTGAAGTCCTGAAACAAAATGACAAGTCTGAATTTACCAAAAGAATGCATAGGGCAGTCATAGAGAAAATAAAAGAGCAAATGGAAAATGATTATTATTGAAAAATTTTATTAATATGAACATATTTTAAAAATTTTTAAATTAAAAAAACTTAAATTAAAAAAGTAAAGTTTAAATACTTGATGACTATATTTAAATACGTAATAAATTATAATAAATGAAACTATTGTAATTTAAAGATTTAATGTAAAAATGAGGTGATATGATGGCTAAGATGAACTCAGTTATTTTAGGGTTTCTATTGACATTAGTCGTTTATTTATTCTTTGGACATTATGAATTCTGGGGTCTTTTGATTGTGGGATTCATTGTCGGATACATGGCTCACGAAGGAATACTTGGAGGAATGTGGAATGCAGCACTTGCAGGAGCATTCGGAACAATTGTAGCATCCGTCCTATTCATAATACTTGTTACCATAGGTGGAACCGCATTGATGGGACCTCTTGGAGGACTTACCGGATTTACCATCTCTGGAATTTCAAGCCTGTTTGTAATTATCTATAATATAATCAAATATATGATAGTTATGGGAATAACCGGTGCTCTCGGTGGAGCCTTATCTAAAGAGAAAAATTAATATTTTTTAATTTTTCTTAAATTTATTTTTTCTAATCTTTTCTATTTTTATAATCTTTTTTCACTATTTTTCGTTTTAAAACCAGTTTTATCTTTATCTTTCCCATTTTCATCAATTGAAAATCCTTATTTTATTAAAAAAATATTAAACTTTAAATTATATGAAAAATAAAAAATTAATAAGAAATTGAATAAAAGATAATTATTTTAATAAAGATATAATTTTTTAGTTTTAGGTGATTTAATGGTAGATGCAGAGAAGGCAAGGAAACCTAAAGGAAACAGGAATAAAAACACTAATTTACCAGACATAGATTTAAAGTCATTAATATTCGGTGCAGGAGCATATGCGTTTTTCCCGCTTGTTGCAAATCAATATGGGATAGATCTTTTAATGGCATTTGCAGCTATTGGACCGCTTTACATCGGTTATCAGGCAAAATCATATCTTAAGGCTGTTCTTTTAGGTATTGTCGGTGCGACACCATTATTGTATTTGGCATTCGGAGGGCTTTTAGGAGCTTATACCCCTACAGAAATAGGGGATTTGATAACAAGCGTTGCAATATTAGGTCTTGGTGCATTGATGGCATTCTTTGGAGCTTACCTCTATCAGGAAAGAGCAAGGGCTAAAGAGGAATATGATGCCGCAAAAGGAATTAAAGGCACTAAAAATGTTCCTATAGAACCTAAAGAGAAAAAGTTCGAAGACACTGGTGATGTCAAAAAGAACATTGCAAACCTATTCCTTCCAAAAAGCAGAAGGAAAAAATAATCTAAAAAGAATCAAAACCAGATAAAAAAATCAGTATAAAAATTTAAAATAAAAAAAGTTAAAAAAAAGAAATAAGAAAAGAGAATTAAATTTATGTAATAATCTTTTCAAATCCGCCATTTTCGAGTGCATTCTTGATTTCACGTGCAACTCTTCTTCCCATACTCATACCTTCACCATATTTGAGGTAACTGTATGAAGAACCTTCCATGAAGGTGTTTGTACCACCATCAGTTCTTGCACTTGTTTCAAATACAACAACTTCAAGGTTATCGTTTACAAGAGTTTGGATACAGAATGGACCGTTTAAACCAGGCTTTACTAATTCTGCAGCACTTTTAACCAATTTGTCACCGATTTCAAATGCTTGTGGAAGCAATGATTCCCTCATTACAACAGGGTGGTTACCGGTTACAACATAGGATGGGCTGATGTCAATGGATAATTGGTCTTTAGCAGGCATTCTTACGAATCCGTCAATGCTGGATTCATATCTGCTGTCCATACCCATAAGTTCAACTTCATCATTCAATGCTGAGTAGAAGTAGTGGATACAGTAGTTACATCCGGATACGTACTCTTCAATGTGAGCTTGTTCAACATCTGCATCTTCAATCCATCCACGTTCTTTCATTGCATCGATCTTTTCATTAAATTCTTCAGGAGATGAAGCTACAAAGTATCCTCTTCCACCTCTTGCTCCAGGGAATTTAACCATTACAGCACGGTCAATTTTTGCAGGGTCGTCATATTTCATTGGGATTCTGATTTCACCGTTTACGAGCAATTTTCTTTCCAAGTCTCTTTCAGCTTCCCATCTTAAGATGTCTCTGTTACCGAACATTGGCACATTGAACTTATCTTCAACATTGTCTAAACCTGCATATGCAACAAAAGATCCATGAGGAATGACGATTGCGTTCATGTCTCTTAATTTTTGTTGAACATCTTCGTTTACAATGTCTTCGAACTTATCGACAATGATATATTCATCTGCAACATCAAAACGTTGATAAGGAACTTCCCTGCCTTTTGCACATACAATAGCAGTTCTAAATCCTTCCTGTTTAGCACCGTTAAGAATATGCAAAGAAGTGTGACTACCTAAAGTTGCGATAGTGATATTGTCTTTATCATATCCTTCCAAAATCTCCAATATTTTTTCTTTACTAACTTTTCCCATTTTTAATCTCCTGAACGAAATATTTTTCTCAGAAATGAATCATAAATATAACAAGATATTTATCGATAATAATATTATATTTTTATAAACTTATAAAGTTTTATTATTGAAATTTTATTGCTATGATATGAAACTAAATTAATTTCTAATTTTTAATAGAAAATAGTAAAAAATAATAAAAAATAATAAAAAATTAGAGTAAAATAAGGAAATTCCAAAAAACTATATAATTTATATTAAACAAATTTATTATTGTTAGACCAAATAATAGATTATTCAAATTATTAACAAAATATTCAATGTGAAAATATGCTAATCGGATTAATATCAGACACCCATATTCCAGATAGAAGAGTAAAGCTTCCTCAAACAGTTTTGGAAACCTTTGAAGGAGTGGATTTGATCATTCATGCAGGAGACATAACAAGCGGGAGCGTCATGGATGAACTTGAGGCAATAGCTCCTGTAGTTGCAGTTGAAGGGAATATGGACAGGGTCCATGGAGACATTGATTTGCCTGTTTCAAGGGTTATTGAAGTGGAAGGCCATAAGATTGGAGTGATACATGGAGAGGTTTATCCTAGAGGAGACACACAGCAATTATATTACCACGCACTCCAATTGGAAGTGGACATTCTAGTAAGCGGACATTCACATGTGGCACAGCTTGAAAAGATAAAAAATGTCATTTTGGTAAATCCAGGAAGTCCGACAAATCCAAGACTGTCTGATCCGTCTGTTGCATTGATGGAAATAAATGGAAACGATATCAGCATAGAATTCGTTCAAACCGGAAGGCCTGTCTGTTCAGCATTGAATTTCTATGAAGAGAAAGCCAAAAAGGATAAAGAAAAATAAAGGAGGGTTAAGATGGGAAGCAAATGGCAAATGGAAAAGAAAAATGACCCTTATTATAAAAGAGCTAAAAGTGAAGAATACCGTTCAAGAGCATCATATAAACTCAAGCAACTTGATAAGAAATACAAGATCATTAAGGAGGGAGACACTGTAGTGGACTTAGGTGCAGCTCCTGGAGGATGGTCTCAGGTTGCATTGGAAAAGGTAGGGGAAGATGGAATCGTAGTGGGAGTTGACTTGAATAGGATCAAGCCATTCCGCGAACCTAACTATTATGGCATTAGAGGGGATTTCACAAAGGAAATCGTACAGGAAAAGGTCATGGAATTGACAAATGGAAAGGTAAAGGTCCTGATGTCAGACGCCGCACCTTCCTTGACAGGAGTGAAGGACTTGGACCATTTAAGATCCGTTGACCTTGTTGAAGCAGTGTTCAAGATTGCAAATAACATCCTTGAAACCGAAGGGAATCTGGTAATCAAGGCATTCCAAGGCCCTGAATACAAACGTCTTTTAGACAGCATCAAATATGATTTCAGGAAAGTGAAGTCAACCAAGCCTCCATCCTCAAGACAAAGAAGCAAGGAAATGTATATTGTAGGATTAGGCTATAGAAAAGGACCTAAAAATAAAAAATAATTATCTGAAAAATATAAAAAACTTAAAAAAATAGAAAAAAACTAAAAAATGACCATTCTACAAAATATAAAATTTAAATTAAAATTAAAACTAAAAAAAATAAAAAAAGTAAGTTAAATAAATTATTATTTAACTGATAAACTATTATACGCTTCTTGAGCTATTTTTAAATCATCTTTTGCTTGTTGCAATCTTTTATCAACTTCTGAAGCCGGTTTTTTCATCGATAATGCACTTTCAACATCACTTATATCATTTTGAACCCTTACAAGTTCCACCTGTGCATTCACATATTCTCTTTCCAAAGTGATATTGTTCATGGCATAAATCTTATTTCCAGTATCATTGTATAGAACCTCTAAATCAGCATAATCTGATTTCAATTGAGCCAACTGATCATATTGGGTACCTGAAGAGATACCTCCGGTCAAGCTGGAAGAGACTAAACTGAAACCAACATAAGCTATTGCAGCCACAGTAGCTATAATCATTATAACCCCTAAAACTGAAATTAGCATAGAAGTTGATTTGAATAGATTCAATCTTGATTTTCTCATAAATTCACCATAATATTATTTAAAAAAATAAACTAGCGTTACTATTAGTTTTAAATTTACATATATTTAAAATTATCAATTGATTAGAAAAATAAGAAGGGATTAAAAAATTATAATTAAGAAGTGAAATTATAATCAAACAGTAAAATTATAATGAAATCAAAACAATTTTTCAATATGATTATAATTAAAATTTAAAAAATTAAATAAACTTTTATAATATTAAATATAAAAACTATATTACAATGAATTCCACTAACAAAACAAAAACATCACTTGCAAAATTTGAAGAGTTTTTCTCAACAACTTACAAGGATGATGTATTTGAAATTTTAGAAAAATATCCTGATGAAAGGTCACTTACAGTCAATTACGAAGACTTGGAGATGTTTGATCCTGATTTGGCGGATTTGTTGATAGAAAAGCCTGATGAAGTAATTGCAGCTTCACAGAAGGCTATCAAGAATATCGATCCGTTAATGAAAGATGCCGAACTCAATATCAGATTTGAAAATCTTAACAATAACATTCCATTAAGCGACTTATTGAGTAAATACATCGGTAACTTTGTATCTGCTGATGGAATTGTAAGAAAGACTGATGAGATTCGTCCTCGTATTGAAACAGGAGTATTTGAATGTAGAGGTTGCATGAGACTTCATGAAGTGGAACAAACCTCTGGAAACCGCATTATGGAACCTTCATTATGTAGTGAATGTGGTGGAAGATCCTTCAGATTGCTTCAAGAGGAATCCAAATATATCGATACACAAAGCGCTAGAATGCAGGAACCTTTGGAAAACCTATCTGGAGGAACCGAACCAAAACAAATGCTTATGGTTCTGGAAGACGATTTGGTAGATGAATTGAATCCTGGAGATAAAGTCAGAATCACAGGAACCTTAAAGACATTTAGGGAAGAGAGAAGTGGAAAATTCAAAAATTACATTTACGTAAATCATATCGAACCATTGGAACAGGAATTTGAGGAATTGGAACTTAGTGAAGAGGATGAAGAAAAAATATTGGAATTATCTAAAGATCCTCATATACACGATAAGATCATCAATTCAACTGCACCCTCAATCAAAGGACACAGACATGTGAAGGAAGCTATTGCATTGCAGCTCTTCGGTGGGGCAGTTAAGGATTTGGAAGATGGAACCCGTCTGAGAGGGGACATTCACATTCTTATTGTTGGGGACCCTGGTATTGGTAAATCCCAGATACTCAAATATGTTTCAAAATTAGCTCCAAGAAGCGTATACACCAGCGGTAAAGGTACATCTGGTGCAGGGCTGACTGCAGCGGCAGTTAGAGACGAGCTTGGAGGATGGTCCCTTGAAGCAGGTGCATTGGTGCTTGGGGACCAAGGTAACGTATGTGTTGACGAATTGGATAAGATGCGTTCAGAAGACAGATCTGCACTTCACGAAGCATTGGAACAGCAAACAGTAAGTATTGCAAAAGCGGGAATCATGGCAACATTGAATACAAGATGTTCCGTTCTTGCAGCGGCAAACCCTAAATTCGGTAAATTTGACACTTATAAGGCTTTAGCATCCCAAATTGACTTGCCTTCCCCAATCCTATCTCGTTTCGACTTGACATTTGTACTTGAAGACAAGCCAAATGTGGAAAAGGATAAGGAATTGGCCCAACATATTCTTAAGACACACCAATTTTCCAACATAGCATATGACATAGAGCCTGAATTGCTTAGAAAATATATTGCTTATGCACGTAAAAATGTTCACCCTGTACTTACAGATGGTGCAACAAAAGTTTTAGAAGAGTTTTACGTATCCGTAAGAAGCGGTGCCGTGGAAGAGGATGCACCAGTGCCAATCACTCCAAGGCAATTGGAGGCCACCATCCGTTTAGCTGAGGCCAGTGCAAAACTCCAACTTAAAGATGAAGTGGAAGCTTCAGATGCCCTTAGAGCTGTAAGCTTGCAAAAATGGTGTTTGGAAAAAATCGGAATGGATCCAGATACAGGCAAAATCGATATTGCAAGAGTTGAAGGAAGAACACCGACCTCTGAAAAAAATAAGATGAATACTGTGATGGCCGAGATTGAAACATTGGAAGAGGAATTTGATAATGTTCCAGTTAATATTCTAAAAGAACATCTTAGCGAAAACTTCAGTATAAGTGAAGAGAAGACTGATGAAATCTTAAAAACACTCAGATCTAAAGGGCTTATCTACGAACCTCGTCATGGCCAAGTAAAAACACTGAAGGATTAAAAAAATTAAATTTTTTGCTTGATTAATTTCAAGCATTTTTCTATTTTTTAAAGAATTTTTAAGCAATTTCATATTCGTTTTATTTAATTATATAATCCATTATATCATATTAATAAATACATTAATAAATGATAAAAAATATAATTTATATTAATATAACTCAAATACTAATTTTATAAGACTTCAAATTTTATTTGATTATAATTATTGAAAATTAAAATTAATAACTATTATTCATAGAGGTGAAAGAATGGATGATTATGACAGTTTATTAAACAGAGCTATTGATCAATTGCCTCCTGAGGTATTTGAAACAAAAAGATTTGAACCTGTAAAGGCATACTCTGTTATTCAAGGTAATAGAACCTTTATTCAAAATTTCAAAGATGTGGCAGACTCCTTAAACAGAGACCCACAGCATGTATTAAAATACTTATTGAGAGAATTAGGTACTGCAGGTAACTTGGAAGGAGTAAGAGCAATCCTACAAGGTAAATTCAATCATTTCCTTATCAATGAAAGGATTGATGACTATATTGAAAAGTATGTTATCTGCCATGAATGTAACAGACCGGATACCAAGATCATAAGGGAAGACAGAATATTCATCTTGAAATGTGCAGCATGCGGTGCAAAAGCTCCGCTTAAGCCATTATAATATTCTTCTTTATTTTTTTATTTTTTAATTAAAAACAGATTTATTTTCTAAATTGAAATGCCAATCATTTTTTCAAGCTTGATTTTTATTAGAGTGTTTTAAAATGTTTTGTCCAGAATGCGGTGCAACCGATGTTGAAATGATAGATGGAATCTGCAAGAACTGCTTTTTAAAGAAATTCCAGCTTATGGAAATTCCTGAAAACATCACTGTAACCATCTGCAAGCACTGCAATGCCAAGTTGGAAGAGGGAAAATGGAAAGATGAATACATTCCGGAAGAGGAAATCATCTATAGGGCATTGGAGAGAAACATCACCGTTTCCGATTTGGCTGAAAACGAGGAGATTGAACTTGAAATCGACCAGATGAGAGGAACAATTGCAGAATGCTATGTTGAAGCCGTTGCAACCGTTTTAGGAGAGGAAGTTGTTGAAACACACACTCCGGATGTGAAAATCAATTACTCCGTCTGTCCTGATTGCAGCAAAAGAAATGCAGGATACTATGAAGCAGTGATACAGCTCCGTGCAGATGACAGAGAGCTTAAGGACGAGGAGATAAAAACTGCAGAAGAGATAATCGGCAGAACAATCGAAAAGCAATTCAAGAAGGACAAATTGGCTTACATCCCTCAAGTTGCCAAGCTTAAAGAGGGAAATGACTATTATATAGGTTCCTTAAAATCCGCAAAGAAGGTTGTGGAACATCTTAAGGAAGAGTTTGGAGGAAGCACCAAGGAATCTCCAAGACTCATCAGCGAAGACAAATCAACTGGAAAGGGACTATACAGAATTTGGATATCCTTAAGGCTTCCAAAATTCGTCAAGGATGATTTCGTTAAATATCACGACAACATCTATCAAATCAATGATGTCGATGGAAACAGAATCCAAGTGATAAACCTAGAAAATCAGGACATAATAGCTTTGAAATGGAGAGAATATGATTCCATTGAAAAGATGGAACATTTGGAAGGAATCCAAAAGGCAATCATTACAGCAAAATCTCCAAACAGCCTTCAGATTCTTGACCCTGACGACTATAGTCCGATTGATTTGGAAATGAATGAGAAACTGGAAAGATACGAAATCGGCGAAGAGATAGATGTGATTAAAATAGATGGAAAAATCTATATAATCTAAAAACAATGCTTTAAAAAAAAAGAAAAATGAAAATAAAAACAAATCATAATAATTAAAATTCATGATTATAAAAATTATCAATAACTGATTCAAAAAGAAAAGTGTGATTATATGAACATTGAAGAGAAAATTGAATTAATTCAGGAAGGAACATTGGAAATCATTGATGTAGATGAATTAAAGGAAAAACTCGAAAAAGAACATCCAATCGCTTATACTGGATATGAACCTTCTGGAAAAATTCATTTAGGTCATGCAGTGACAATAATGAAGCTTAAGCAATTGCAGGAATTGGGATTCAAAATCAAGATTCTGCTTGCAGACTATCATGCTTTCTTGAATGGTAAAGGAACTGTAGAGGAAATAGCTGAAACTGCAGAGTACAATAAAAGATGCTTCCAAGGATTGGGACTTGCAGATGACACAGAATACATCTTAGGTTCCTCTTTCCAAACAGGAAGCGAATACACTAATGACGTTTACCAATTAGCCACATTGACCACCTTGAAAAGGGCAAAAAGAAGTATGGATCAAGTCAGCAGACATGACGACAACCCAAAAGTGGCAAGTGTAGTCTATCCATTGATGCAGACTGCAGACATGTCCGCTTTGGAAGTGGATGTCGCCTTAGGAGGAATGGAACAGAGAAAAATCCAAATGTTGGCAAGGGAAAACCTCCCTAGAATAGGAAAGGAAGCTCCTGTCTGCATTCACACTCCATTGATTCACGGCCTTGACGGTGATGACAAGATGTCCTCAAGCAAAGGAAACTACATCGCTGTCGATGATGATGAAAAGACAATCAAGGACAAGATCAAGAAAAGTTACTGTCCAATGGGAGAAACCGAAGGAAACCCAATTCTAGAAATTGCAGATCACTTTGTTTTCAGCCAACAGGACACTTTAGTCATAGAAAGACCGGAGAAATTTGGCGGAAACCTGGAACTCACTAAAGATGAGCTGTACCAAATGTACGGTGAAGGAAACCTCCACCCAATGGATTTGAAAAATGCAATGACACAATTCTTAATTGACTTCCTAAAGCCTGTAAGAGACTTTATGGATTCACAAGAATAAGTATAAATAATTGAATAAACTATTATAATCTAAATAATATAATTATTAATTTTTAAAAAAAGATTAAAAAGAGGGATAGTATGGAAGAAGAACCAGTATATGAAATGAAACTTACCAATGGGATTGGAGAACAGATGCTTGCTCATGTGTTTGAAAAGTTCGATGTGGAACTTAAGCAAACCGAGTTCGGACCTAAACTCCAAGGAACAAAAGAAGAACTTGAA carries:
- a CDS encoding translation initiation factor IF-2 subunit beta, with the protein product MDDYDSLLNRAIDQLPPEVFETKRFEPVKAYSVIQGNRTFIQNFKDVADSLNRDPQHVLKYLLRELGTAGNLEGVRAILQGKFNHFLINERIDDYIEKYVICHECNRPDTKIIREDRIFILKCAACGAKAPLKPL
- a CDS encoding metallophosphoesterase translates to MLIGLISDTHIPDRRVKLPQTVLETFEGVDLIIHAGDITSGSVMDELEAIAPVVAVEGNMDRVHGDIDLPVSRVIEVEGHKIGVIHGEVYPRGDTQQLYYHALQLEVDILVSGHSHVAQLEKIKNVILVNPGSPTNPRLSDPSVALMEINGNDISIEFVQTGRPVCSALNFYEEKAKKDKEK
- a CDS encoding minichromosome maintenance protein MCM translates to MNSTNKTKTSLAKFEEFFSTTYKDDVFEILEKYPDERSLTVNYEDLEMFDPDLADLLIEKPDEVIAASQKAIKNIDPLMKDAELNIRFENLNNNIPLSDLLSKYIGNFVSADGIVRKTDEIRPRIETGVFECRGCMRLHEVEQTSGNRIMEPSLCSECGGRSFRLLQEESKYIDTQSARMQEPLENLSGGTEPKQMLMVLEDDLVDELNPGDKVRITGTLKTFREERSGKFKNYIYVNHIEPLEQEFEELELSEEDEEKILELSKDPHIHDKIINSTAPSIKGHRHVKEAIALQLFGGAVKDLEDGTRLRGDIHILIVGDPGIGKSQILKYVSKLAPRSVYTSGKGTSGAGLTAAAVRDELGGWSLEAGALVLGDQGNVCVDELDKMRSEDRSALHEALEQQTVSIAKAGIMATLNTRCSVLAAANPKFGKFDTYKALASQIDLPSPILSRFDLTFVLEDKPNVEKDKELAQHILKTHQFSNIAYDIEPELLRKYIAYARKNVHPVLTDGATKVLEEFYVSVRSGAVEEDAPVPITPRQLEATIRLAEASAKLQLKDEVEASDALRAVSLQKWCLEKIGMDPDTGKIDIARVEGRTPTSEKNKMNTVMAEIETLEEEFDNVPVNILKEHLSENFSISEEKTDEILKTLRSKGLIYEPRHGQVKTLKD
- a CDS encoding RlmE family RNA methyltransferase, whose amino-acid sequence is MGSKWQMEKKNDPYYKRAKSEEYRSRASYKLKQLDKKYKIIKEGDTVVDLGAAPGGWSQVALEKVGEDGIVVGVDLNRIKPFREPNYYGIRGDFTKEIVQEKVMELTNGKVKVLMSDAAPSLTGVKDLDHLRSVDLVEAVFKIANNILETEGNLVIKAFQGPEYKRLLDSIKYDFRKVKSTKPPSSRQRSKEMYIVGLGYRKGPKNKK
- a CDS encoding tyrosine--tRNA ligase, translating into MNIEEKIELIQEGTLEIIDVDELKEKLEKEHPIAYTGYEPSGKIHLGHAVTIMKLKQLQELGFKIKILLADYHAFLNGKGTVEEIAETAEYNKRCFQGLGLADDTEYILGSSFQTGSEYTNDVYQLATLTTLKRAKRSMDQVSRHDDNPKVASVVYPLMQTADMSALEVDVALGGMEQRKIQMLARENLPRIGKEAPVCIHTPLIHGLDGDDKMSSSKGNYIAVDDDEKTIKDKIKKSYCPMGETEGNPILEIADHFVFSQQDTLVIERPEKFGGNLELTKDELYQMYGEGNLHPMDLKNAMTQFLIDFLKPVRDFMDSQE
- a CDS encoding DUF5518 domain-containing protein; this translates as MAKMNSVILGFLLTLVVYLFFGHYEFWGLLIVGFIVGYMAHEGILGGMWNAALAGAFGTIVASVLFIILVTIGGTALMGPLGGLTGFTISGISSLFVIIYNIIKYMIVMGITGALGGALSKEKN
- a CDS encoding formate--phosphoribosylaminoimidazolecarboxamide ligase, coding for MGKVSKEKILEILEGYDKDNITIATLGSHTSLHILNGAKQEGFRTAIVCAKGREVPYQRFDVADEYIIVDKFEDIVNEDVQQKLRDMNAIVIPHGSFVAYAGLDNVEDKFNVPMFGNRDILRWEAERDLERKLLVNGEIRIPMKYDDPAKIDRAVMVKFPGARGGRGYFVASSPEEFNEKIDAMKERGWIEDADVEQAHIEEYVSGCNYCIHYFYSALNDEVELMGMDSRYESSIDGFVRMPAKDQLSIDISPSYVVTGNHPVVMRESLLPQAFEIGDKLVKSAAELVKPGLNGPFCIQTLVNDNLEVVVFETSARTDGGTNTFMEGSSYSYLKYGEGMSMGRRVAREIKNALENGGFEKIIT
- a CDS encoding 60S ribosomal export protein NMD3; this translates as MFCPECGATDVEMIDGICKNCFLKKFQLMEIPENITVTICKHCNAKLEEGKWKDEYIPEEEIIYRALERNITVSDLAENEEIELEIDQMRGTIAECYVEAVATVLGEEVVETHTPDVKINYSVCPDCSKRNAGYYEAVIQLRADDRELKDEEIKTAEEIIGRTIEKQFKKDKLAYIPQVAKLKEGNDYYIGSLKSAKKVVEHLKEEFGGSTKESPRLISEDKSTGKGLYRIWISLRLPKFVKDDFVKYHDNIYQINDVDGNRIQVINLENQDIIALKWREYDSIEKMEHLEGIQKAIITAKSPNSLQILDPDDYSPIDLEMNEKLERYEIGEEIDVIKIDGKIYII